One region of Algihabitans albus genomic DNA includes:
- the secF gene encoding protein translocase subunit SecF, whose translation MALIRLLPIDPKLDFLGKRQLFMLFSAFLVLGSIGTFFVQGLNFGVDFRGGILMEVETGEPADLGQLRADLGDLDLGEITLQEFGEPTVLLLNISRQDGGDADQRAAIELVQQTLGEQVVEYRRTEFVGPKVGAELRQAGILATVLALGAIGIYIWLRFEWQFGLAALVALAHDVIATIGFFAITQIEFNLATLAAVLTIAGYSINDTVVVFDRVREKLRKFKKMPMPELLNLAINKTLTRTLLTSVTTLLALVALSVFGGEVIRGFTMGLIWGVVIGTYSSVALAVPLLLYMGLRREQLTGGDGDEAQTLPKGAVESGAKSPT comes from the coding sequence ATGGCCTTGATCCGACTGCTTCCGATCGACCCGAAGCTCGACTTCCTCGGGAAGCGGCAGCTTTTCATGCTGTTCTCCGCCTTTCTGGTCTTGGGATCGATCGGGACCTTCTTCGTTCAGGGCCTGAACTTCGGGGTCGACTTCCGGGGCGGCATTCTGATGGAGGTGGAAACCGGCGAGCCGGCCGATCTGGGCCAGTTGCGCGCGGACCTTGGCGACCTCGACCTCGGCGAGATCACGCTTCAGGAATTCGGCGAACCGACCGTGCTGCTGCTCAACATCAGCCGGCAGGACGGCGGTGATGCGGACCAGCGGGCCGCCATCGAGCTGGTGCAGCAGACGCTGGGCGAGCAGGTGGTCGAATACCGCCGGACCGAGTTCGTCGGACCGAAGGTGGGCGCCGAGCTTCGCCAGGCCGGTATTTTGGCGACCGTGCTCGCGCTGGGAGCCATCGGCATCTACATCTGGCTGCGGTTCGAGTGGCAGTTCGGCCTGGCGGCGCTGGTTGCCCTGGCGCATGACGTGATCGCCACCATCGGCTTCTTCGCGATCACTCAGATCGAGTTCAATCTGGCGACCCTCGCGGCCGTCTTGACCATTGCCGGCTATTCGATCAACGACACGGTCGTGGTGTTCGACCGTGTCCGCGAGAAGCTCCGAAAATTCAAGAAGATGCCGATGCCGGAGCTGCTCAATCTGGCGATCAACAAGACCCTGACGCGCACGCTGCTGACCTCCGTGACCACGCTTCTTGCCCTTGTTGCGCTGTCGGTGTTCGGCGGCGAGGTGATCCGTGGCTTCACGATGGGCCTGATCTGGGGCGTGGTGATCGGTACCTACTCCTCGGTCGCCCTGGCCGTTCCGCTGCTGCTCTACATGGGCTTGCGGCGCGAACAACTGACCGGCGGAGATGGCGACGAAGCGCAGACTCTGCCGAAAGGGGCGGTTGAAAGCGGCGCGAAGTCGCCGACCTGA
- a CDS encoding Mth938-like domain-containing protein: MKEDDLTSSLPEGRQLVEGYGPGRFTVAGQLHEGALLLTMNETSAWAVGSHDEITLESLAFILDKSPSYEVLLIGTGAKSVLLPKALRSAIREKGPVAECMGTGAAARTFNLLQTEGRRVAAALIAV, from the coding sequence ATGAAGGAAGACGATCTCACATCGTCACTGCCGGAGGGTCGGCAGCTCGTCGAGGGCTACGGACCCGGCCGCTTCACGGTCGCGGGCCAGCTTCACGAGGGCGCGCTCCTGTTGACCATGAACGAGACCAGCGCCTGGGCCGTGGGCTCGCACGACGAGATCACGCTCGAAAGCTTGGCTTTCATCCTCGACAAGAGCCCGTCCTACGAGGTTCTGCTGATCGGAACCGGCGCCAAGTCGGTGTTGCTGCCCAAGGCCTTGCGCAGCGCGATTCGGGAGAAGGGACCGGTGGCCGAGTGCATGGGCACCGGCGCCGCGGCGCGGACCTTCAATCTGCTGCAGACCGAGGGCCGCCGGGTCGCGGCGGCTCTGATCGCCGTCTGA
- a CDS encoding superoxide dismutase: MPFQLPELPYAKDALEPHYSAKTLEFHHGKHHNAYITKTNELVAGTELDGKPVEEVIAAAKAKGDKTLFNQSAQIWNHTFFWHGMAPGGGGAPKGAVAEAIDKAFGSYADFVSQFKAKAAGNFGSGWTWLVKTGGGLEIVNTDDADTPLAHDGMTPLLTVDVWEHAYYLDYQNRRPDYVQSFFDNLVNWDFVNENFAKA, translated from the coding sequence ATGCCGTTCCAATTGCCCGAGTTGCCCTATGCCAAGGACGCGCTCGAGCCCCATTATTCCGCGAAGACTCTCGAGTTCCATCATGGCAAGCACCACAACGCCTACATCACCAAGACCAACGAGCTGGTCGCGGGTACGGAGCTTGACGGCAAGCCGGTCGAAGAGGTGATCGCCGCGGCCAAGGCCAAGGGCGACAAGACCCTGTTCAACCAGTCTGCCCAGATCTGGAACCACACCTTCTTCTGGCACGGCATGGCGCCGGGCGGCGGTGGCGCTCCGAAGGGTGCCGTCGCGGAGGCCATCGACAAGGCCTTCGGCAGCTACGCCGACTTCGTCAGTCAGTTCAAGGCAAAGGCCGCAGGCAACTTCGGCTCAGGCTGGACCTGGCTGGTCAAGACCGGCGGCGGCCTCGAGATCGTCAATACCGACGATGCCGATACCCCGCTGGCGCACGACGGCATGACCCCGCTGCTGACGGTCGACGTCTGGGAGCACGCCTACTACCTGGACTACCAGAACCGCCGGCCCGACTACGTCCAGTCCTTCTTCGACAACCTGGTCAACTGGGATTTCGTCAACGAGAACTTTGCGAAGGCCTGA
- a CDS encoding phytoene/squalene synthase family protein, with protein MPSNALSYCAQEVRTRDRDRFLACLFAPAERREALFALYAFNLEVAKTAELVSEPTLGQIRLQWWREALDQIYLGGPVREHQVVEPLAAAIRDRGLERAAFERLLEAREADLDPAAPSDLAALERYAEGTSATLQRLALTVLGCEGEAAQAAARHVGVAWALTGLLRAVPFHARQKRLYLPEDHLAVTGVKIAELFELQSSDALTGVVMRLAKRAREHLAEARHRHREVSREALPALLPARLADGYLTRLERSGFDPFDSRVQMALPNRALRLWWAAARNRY; from the coding sequence ATGCCCAGTAACGCTCTTTCCTACTGCGCTCAGGAGGTCCGGACGCGCGACCGCGACCGCTTTCTGGCTTGCCTTTTCGCGCCGGCCGAGCGGCGCGAAGCCCTGTTCGCCCTCTATGCCTTCAACCTGGAGGTGGCCAAGACCGCGGAGCTCGTCAGCGAGCCGACGCTCGGTCAAATCCGCCTGCAGTGGTGGCGCGAGGCGCTGGATCAGATTTATCTGGGCGGGCCTGTGCGTGAGCACCAGGTGGTCGAGCCCTTGGCGGCGGCCATCCGCGATCGCGGTCTCGAGCGCGCGGCTTTCGAGCGTCTGCTGGAGGCCCGCGAGGCCGATCTCGACCCGGCGGCGCCCTCGGACCTCGCCGCGCTGGAGCGCTACGCCGAAGGAACCAGCGCGACGCTGCAGAGGCTGGCCCTGACCGTTCTCGGCTGCGAGGGGGAGGCCGCGCAGGCAGCCGCCCGACATGTCGGCGTCGCCTGGGCCCTGACCGGTCTGTTGCGGGCGGTGCCGTTCCATGCGCGCCAGAAACGGCTTTACCTGCCGGAAGATCATCTTGCCGTGACCGGGGTGAAAATCGCCGAGCTGTTCGAGCTGCAAAGCTCCGATGCGCTCACCGGCGTGGTCATGCGCCTGGCGAAACGGGCGCGAGAACACCTGGCTGAAGCCCGTCACCGGCACCGCGAGGTCTCGCGGGAGGCTTTGCCGGCTCTGCTGCCGGCGCGCTTGGCCGACGGCTATCTGACACGGCTGGAGCGATCCGGTTTCGATCCCTTCGATTCGCGGGTTCAGATGGCATTGCCGAACCGCGCCCTGCGGCTGTGGTGGGCGGCGGCCCGGAACCGATACTGA
- a CDS encoding ABC transporter substrate-binding protein: MTFGKSSLALAGLAGILLATGPAAAQDVKIGALMPMTGDLQAFGPSSLSGIELALKEINAQGGLLDDRTLTVVVGDTQTAAQTAVDAAQKLVNVDSVIAIVGALSSGNSGPVATSVTGPLGIPQVSSASTAPVLSDIDDKDFFFRTVPADSLQGVVLAQVAKTEGFDTVSVLYINNDYGEGLATAFTGAFEANGGTIAANLAYEPGNASYRGELQNAAGDGAEALVLIGYPENGVAILRQSLEGGFFDSFIFTDGMKTPDVISAIGADFMDGSIGTAPQAVADSPAAVTFRDAYEAEYGELPPKPFIDTAYDAAFVLALAIEKAGSTDGTAIRDALREVSSAPGVEILPGEWEKAKATIAAGEDVDYVGAGGSQDFDAKGDVPGTFAFWAIEGGEIVTREVLAPDM; this comes from the coding sequence ATGACGTTCGGCAAGTCATCGCTAGCCCTTGCCGGTCTGGCAGGCATACTGCTCGCCACCGGCCCGGCTGCCGCACAAGACGTCAAAATCGGCGCCCTGATGCCGATGACCGGCGACCTGCAGGCTTTCGGCCCCTCGTCGCTGTCCGGGATCGAACTGGCGCTGAAGGAGATCAACGCACAGGGCGGGCTGCTCGACGACCGCACGCTCACCGTTGTTGTCGGCGATACCCAAACTGCGGCTCAAACGGCTGTCGACGCCGCTCAGAAGCTGGTGAACGTCGATAGCGTCATCGCCATCGTCGGGGCCCTCTCGTCGGGGAACTCGGGGCCCGTCGCCACCTCCGTGACCGGACCGCTCGGCATCCCACAGGTGTCCAGCGCTTCGACGGCCCCGGTGCTCAGCGACATCGACGACAAGGACTTCTTCTTCCGCACGGTGCCGGCGGACAGCCTGCAGGGCGTGGTGCTGGCGCAGGTCGCCAAGACCGAAGGCTTCGATACGGTCTCGGTGCTCTACATCAACAACGATTACGGCGAAGGCTTGGCGACCGCCTTCACCGGAGCCTTCGAGGCCAATGGCGGAACGATCGCCGCCAACCTGGCCTACGAGCCGGGCAACGCCTCCTACCGCGGCGAGTTGCAGAACGCAGCCGGCGACGGGGCCGAGGCTCTGGTTCTGATCGGCTATCCCGAAAACGGCGTAGCCATCCTTCGGCAGTCGCTCGAGGGAGGCTTCTTCGACTCCTTCATCTTCACCGACGGCATGAAGACGCCCGACGTGATCTCGGCGATCGGCGCGGACTTCATGGACGGTTCGATCGGCACCGCTCCGCAAGCCGTCGCGGACAGCCCCGCCGCGGTCACCTTCCGCGATGCCTACGAGGCGGAGTACGGCGAGTTGCCGCCGAAACCCTTTATCGACACGGCCTACGATGCCGCTTTCGTCCTGGCTTTAGCGATTGAAAAGGCCGGCTCCACCGACGGCACGGCGATCCGCGACGCCCTGCGCGAGGTCTCCAGCGCACCCGGCGTCGAGATTCTGCCGGGCGAATGGGAGAAGGCGAAGGCCACGATCGCGGCCGGAGAGGACGTCGACTACGTCGGCGCCGGCGGCAGCCAGGATTTCGATGCCAAGGGCGACGTGCCCGGCACCTTCGCGTTCTGGGCCATCGAAGGCGGCGAGATCGTCACCCGCGAGGTGCTCGCGCCCGACATGTAG
- a CDS encoding MucR family transcriptional regulator, with the protein MTEETREDVSEAEVLRMTAAVVSAYVRNNSLPTADVTGLIGSVHRALAELNASAIEPEAPTPVVPINKSIQPDHLICLEDGRKLKMLKRHLRTTYGMTPEDYRAKWGLPADYPMVAPSYAKQRSAFAKQIGLGTKGGRRKKRR; encoded by the coding sequence ATGACCGAAGAAACGCGAGAAGATGTCAGCGAAGCCGAAGTGCTGAGAATGACCGCGGCGGTGGTGTCAGCCTACGTGCGGAACAACTCTCTGCCGACCGCCGACGTGACTGGGCTGATCGGGTCCGTCCACCGGGCACTAGCGGAACTCAATGCCTCCGCGATCGAACCCGAAGCGCCGACACCCGTGGTCCCGATCAACAAATCCATTCAACCGGATCACCTGATCTGCCTGGAAGACGGCCGCAAGCTGAAGATGCTGAAGCGTCATCTGCGGACCACCTATGGGATGACACCGGAAGACTATCGGGCCAAGTGGGGGCTTCCGGCCGACTATCCGATGGTGGCGCCCAGCTACGCCAAGCAACGTTCGGCTTTCGCCAAGCAGATCGGCCTGGGCACCAAGGGCGGACGCCGCAAAAAGCGCAGGTAG
- the rpiB gene encoding ribose 5-phosphate isomerase B → MTDKTVALAADHAGYELKQCLAKELTSLGYSLLDLGTNGPESVDYPDYGKAIATALASKKAPCGVIVCGTGIGISIAANRNPAVRAALCHDTTTARLARQHNDANVLAIGARITGLETAKDILLAFLDTPFEGGRHAGRVEKLGAP, encoded by the coding sequence ATGACCGACAAGACCGTTGCGCTGGCTGCTGATCACGCTGGCTATGAATTGAAGCAGTGCTTGGCGAAGGAGTTGACCTCGCTCGGCTACAGCCTGCTCGACCTGGGCACGAATGGACCCGAGTCGGTCGACTATCCAGACTACGGCAAGGCGATCGCCACCGCCCTGGCATCGAAGAAGGCGCCGTGCGGCGTGATCGTCTGCGGGACCGGTATCGGCATTTCGATCGCCGCCAACCGTAATCCCGCCGTTCGTGCGGCCCTGTGTCACGACACGACAACGGCCCGCTTGGCGCGTCAGCACAACGATGCCAACGTCCTGGCGATTGGCGCCCGCATCACAGGGCTGGAAACAGCCAAGGACATTCTGCTCGCCTTTCTCGACACCCCTTTCGAGGGCGGACGTCATGCCGGCCGTGTGGAGAAGCTCGGCGCGCCCTAG
- the glyA gene encoding serine hydroxymethyltransferase produces MPSAFFSASVRESDPDLAEALRDELGRQQNQIELIASENIVSRAVLEAQGSVLTNKYAEGYPGRRYYGGCEHVDVVETLAIERAKKLFDCSFVNVQPHSGAQANQTVMLALLKPGDTILGMSLSAGGHLTHGAAPNLSGKWFDAIQYGVRKDDGLIDFDEVERLARAHKPKMIIAGGSAYPRIIDFARFRQIADEVGAYFLVDMAHFAGLVAGGVHPSPLPHAHIVTTTTHKTLRGARGGMVLSNDPDLGKKINSAAFPGLQGGPLMHAIAGKAAAFGEALRPEFKTYSRQIVENARALAGTLMEAGFDMVTGGTDNHLCLVDLRPRALTGKAAEASLDRAGITCNKNGVPFDPEKPMVTSGIRLGTPAGTTRGFGTAEFVRVGQFIDQVLDGLRRSGEEGNAALEAEVKAEVKTLCQRFPIYPDLEV; encoded by the coding sequence ATGCCGAGCGCTTTTTTCTCGGCTTCGGTCCGCGAGAGCGATCCCGATCTGGCGGAAGCCTTGCGCGACGAGTTGGGTCGCCAGCAGAACCAGATCGAGCTGATCGCCAGCGAGAACATCGTCTCTCGCGCGGTTCTGGAGGCCCAAGGGTCGGTGCTGACGAACAAATATGCGGAAGGCTATCCGGGGCGCCGCTACTACGGCGGTTGCGAACACGTCGATGTGGTCGAGACCCTGGCGATCGAACGTGCCAAGAAGCTGTTCGATTGCAGCTTCGTGAACGTACAACCGCATTCGGGCGCGCAGGCCAACCAGACGGTCATGCTGGCGCTGTTGAAGCCGGGCGATACGATCCTGGGCATGTCTCTCTCGGCGGGCGGTCATCTGACCCATGGCGCGGCACCGAACCTTTCCGGAAAGTGGTTCGACGCAATTCAGTACGGGGTGCGCAAGGACGACGGTCTGATCGATTTCGACGAGGTCGAGCGGCTGGCGCGCGCGCACAAGCCGAAGATGATCATCGCCGGCGGGTCGGCCTATCCGCGCATCATCGACTTCGCCCGCTTTCGCCAGATCGCCGACGAGGTCGGCGCCTACTTCCTGGTGGACATGGCGCACTTCGCCGGGCTCGTGGCCGGCGGCGTCCATCCCAGCCCGCTGCCCCATGCTCACATCGTCACGACCACCACGCACAAGACCTTGCGCGGCGCGCGGGGCGGCATGGTGCTGTCGAACGATCCCGATCTCGGCAAGAAGATCAACTCCGCGGCTTTTCCGGGTTTGCAGGGCGGGCCGCTGATGCATGCCATCGCGGGCAAGGCGGCCGCTTTCGGCGAGGCGCTCAGGCCCGAGTTCAAGACCTACAGCCGTCAGATCGTCGAGAACGCTCGGGCGCTGGCCGGAACCTTGATGGAGGCGGGTTTCGACATGGTCACCGGCGGGACGGACAATCATCTCTGCCTGGTGGACCTGCGGCCGCGGGCGCTGACGGGCAAGGCCGCCGAGGCGAGCTTGGATCGGGCCGGTATCACCTGCAACAAGAACGGTGTGCCCTTCGATCCGGAGAAGCCGATGGTCACCAGCGGCATTCGTCTCGGAACCCCGGCGGGCACGACGCGCGGGTTCGGCACGGCGGAGTTCGTGCGGGTCGGACAGTTCATCGATCAGGTGCTCGATGGGCTGCGCCGTAGCGGTGAAGAGGGCAACGCGGCCTTGGAAGCAGAGGTCAAGGCGGAGGTGAAGACGCTCTGCCAACGTTTTCCGATTTATCCGGATTTGGAAGTCTAG
- the nrdR gene encoding transcriptional regulator NrdR, with protein MRCPFCGNEDTQVKDSRPTEDNAAIRRRRQCPNCGARFTTFERVQLRELTVLKSKSRKEPFDREKILRSMLIALQKRQVDRDRVERVANGIVRRLESSGESEIPSKLIGEMVMDALATLDPIGYVRFASVYRNFREVGDFEDFIGKLGVEAEDQTH; from the coding sequence ATGCGCTGCCCGTTCTGTGGCAACGAGGATACCCAGGTAAAGGATTCACGGCCGACCGAGGACAATGCCGCAATCCGCCGACGCCGCCAGTGTCCGAACTGCGGCGCTCGCTTTACGACCTTCGAGCGCGTTCAGCTTCGCGAGTTGACCGTGCTGAAGAGCAAGAGCCGTAAGGAGCCGTTCGATCGCGAGAAGATCTTGCGGTCGATGCTGATCGCGCTGCAGAAACGACAGGTCGACCGCGATCGCGTCGAGCGGGTCGCGAATGGCATCGTCCGGCGTCTGGAATCGTCCGGTGAAAGCGAGATCCCCTCGAAGCTGATCGGCGAGATGGTGATGGATGCGCTGGCGACTCTGGACCCGATCGGCTACGTCCGCTTCGCGAGCGTTTACAGGAACTTCCGCGAAGTCGGCGACTTCGAGGACTTCATCGGTAAGCTCGGCGTCGAGGCCGAAGACCAGACGCACTGA
- the ribD gene encoding bifunctional diaminohydroxyphosphoribosylaminopyrimidine deaminase/5-amino-6-(5-phosphoribosylamino)uracil reductase RibD, whose protein sequence is MPPGQVPPGLPPSGDPRSVSWSPQDHALMATALRLAERGLGRVAPNPSVGCVLARDGRVVGRGWTQPGGRPHGETEALLRAGAAAKGATAYVNLEPCAHWGKTPPCTEALIKAGIARAVVSCEDPDPRVSGRGLQQLRDAGISVEVGLMAEEACSLNEGFFLRISRQRPLVTLKLATTLDGRIATQRGESKWITGEAARARAHLLRADHDAVLVGAGTAGVDDPQLDVRLPGLTSCNPLRVLLDGRLRTPLTHKMIAGADRQPTWLFTRDDNPKDRLTALREAGVEVLTVGLDAAERLDVTEVLAVLAERGITRLLVEGGGQVAAGFLRADLVDRLAWFQAGRLIGGDGLPAVAGFGLDRLVEAPAFDFEGFERLGPDLLECWRRAS, encoded by the coding sequence ATGCCGCCCGGTCAGGTTCCGCCCGGTCTGCCGCCGTCCGGTGACCCGAGATCCGTCTCCTGGAGCCCACAAGACCACGCCTTGATGGCGACGGCCCTGCGTCTGGCGGAGCGCGGTCTCGGCCGCGTCGCTCCGAATCCATCGGTCGGCTGCGTCCTGGCGCGTGACGGTCGCGTGGTCGGGCGCGGCTGGACCCAGCCCGGCGGGCGTCCTCACGGCGAAACGGAAGCCCTGCTTCGCGCCGGTGCGGCGGCCAAGGGGGCAACGGCTTACGTCAACCTCGAGCCCTGTGCCCATTGGGGCAAGACGCCGCCTTGCACGGAGGCCTTGATCAAGGCGGGTATCGCGCGCGCCGTGGTGTCCTGCGAGGACCCGGATCCCCGGGTGTCGGGGCGCGGGCTGCAACAACTGCGCGACGCCGGCATCTCGGTCGAGGTCGGTTTGATGGCCGAGGAAGCCTGCAGCCTGAACGAGGGGTTCTTTCTGCGCATCAGCCGACAGCGGCCGCTTGTCACCTTGAAGCTCGCGACCACGCTGGATGGGCGCATCGCGACTCAGCGCGGCGAGAGCAAGTGGATCACCGGCGAAGCCGCACGGGCACGCGCGCACCTGCTGCGCGCCGATCACGATGCGGTGCTCGTCGGTGCCGGGACGGCGGGCGTCGACGACCCGCAGCTTGACGTTCGACTGCCCGGGTTGACGTCCTGCAACCCCCTTCGGGTGCTGCTCGACGGCCGCTTGCGGACCCCCTTGACCCACAAGATGATCGCCGGGGCCGACCGGCAGCCGACCTGGCTTTTCACGCGGGACGACAATCCGAAGGATCGCTTGACCGCGCTCCGCGAGGCGGGCGTCGAGGTTCTGACCGTCGGCCTGGATGCGGCGGAGCGTCTCGACGTGACGGAGGTGCTGGCAGTGCTCGCCGAGCGTGGCATCACGCGCCTGTTGGTCGAGGGTGGCGGCCAAGTCGCCGCTGGATTTCTGCGCGCGGACCTCGTCGATCGCTTGGCGTGGTTCCAGGCTGGCCGACTGATCGGCGGCGACGGCCTGCCTGCTGTTGCGGGCTTCGGGCTCGACCGTCTGGTCGAAGCGCCGGCTTTCGACTTCGAAGGCTTCGAACGCCTCGGTCCGGATCTTCTGGAATGCTGGCGCCGGGCGAGCTAA
- a CDS encoding riboflavin synthase produces the protein MFTGIVTDLGAVRSIERRGDTRFAFETGYDTATIALGASVACNGCCLTVVDRGQGWFAVDASAETLSKTTLGAWREGTPVNFERALALGEELGGHLVSGHIDATAGVETVVQEGGSWRFRIAVGPEIAPYIASKGSVALDGVSLTVNDVEDREGDGEGGGATFGVNVIPHTYAVTTFGRLRGGDRVNLEIDLFARYVARLLASRAVGV, from the coding sequence ATGTTCACGGGAATCGTTACGGATCTGGGCGCGGTACGCAGCATCGAGCGGCGGGGCGACACGCGCTTCGCCTTCGAAACCGGCTATGACACGGCGACGATTGCCTTGGGTGCTTCGGTTGCCTGCAACGGTTGCTGCCTGACGGTGGTGGATCGGGGGCAAGGGTGGTTCGCGGTCGATGCTTCGGCCGAGACGCTGTCGAAGACCACCCTTGGCGCTTGGCGCGAAGGGACGCCGGTGAACTTCGAACGTGCCTTGGCGCTGGGCGAGGAACTGGGCGGTCACCTGGTCTCCGGCCATATCGACGCGACGGCGGGGGTGGAAACGGTTGTTCAGGAGGGCGGGTCCTGGCGTTTCAGGATTGCCGTCGGTCCGGAGATCGCGCCCTACATCGCCTCCAAGGGCTCCGTCGCCCTGGACGGCGTGTCCTTGACGGTCAACGACGTCGAGGACCGGGAAGGGGACGGGGAGGGCGGCGGTGCGACCTTCGGGGTGAACGTCATCCCGCACACCTACGCGGTCACGACCTTCGGACGTTTGCGCGGCGGGGACCGGGTGAACCTGGAAATCGACTTGTTCGCACGCTACGTTGCGCGGCTGCTGGCCAGCCGCGCGGTCGGCGTCTGA
- the ribB gene encoding 3,4-dihydroxy-2-butanone-4-phosphate synthase: protein MVNPNPQDPWRVTFGELASPIEAVIEEARNGRMFILVDDEDRENEGDLVIPAQMCTPEAVNFMATYGRGLICLAMTRERIEQLDLPMMARSNETRHQTAFTVSIEAREGVTTGISAPDRARTIRVAIDPNSRPKDIVTPGHIFPLMARDGGVLVRTGHTEAAVDLARLAGLIPAGVICEIMNEDGTMARRDDLIAFAQRHGLKIATIADLIAYRRKHDKLVERRLDRNFASRHGGDFTMTIYRNTVTGAEHVALWRGQIDDGAPVPVRVHALNLFDDLLGDLSLGRGGELEAALEVIGNSGRGVAVLIRQPYASSLEEEIKARLDEGGRPSVQLRDYGEGAQILLDLGVRDMVLLHNTKHTIVGLEGYGLRVVGQLPLDGEPA, encoded by the coding sequence ATGGTGAATCCCAACCCGCAGGACCCTTGGCGCGTCACCTTCGGTGAGCTGGCCTCGCCGATCGAGGCGGTGATCGAGGAGGCGCGCAACGGCCGCATGTTCATCCTGGTCGACGACGAAGACCGGGAGAACGAAGGGGACCTGGTGATCCCGGCGCAGATGTGTACGCCGGAGGCGGTCAACTTCATGGCCACCTACGGTCGCGGTTTGATCTGCCTGGCCATGACGCGCGAGCGGATCGAACAGCTCGATCTGCCGATGATGGCGCGCAGCAACGAAACGCGTCATCAGACGGCCTTTACCGTGTCGATCGAGGCCCGCGAGGGTGTCACCACAGGGATTTCCGCGCCGGATCGGGCCCGAACGATCAGGGTTGCGATCGATCCGAACAGCCGGCCGAAGGATATCGTCACGCCGGGCCACATCTTCCCGTTGATGGCGCGCGACGGCGGCGTTCTGGTGCGAACCGGCCATACGGAGGCCGCCGTTGACCTTGCCCGCCTGGCGGGGCTCATTCCGGCCGGTGTGATCTGCGAGATCATGAACGAAGACGGGACCATGGCCCGGCGCGACGACTTGATCGCCTTCGCGCAGCGCCACGGCCTCAAGATTGCGACCATCGCCGATTTGATCGCCTATCGCCGCAAACACGACAAGCTGGTCGAGCGGCGACTGGACCGCAATTTCGCGAGCCGCCACGGCGGCGATTTCACCATGACGATCTATCGCAACACCGTCACCGGCGCCGAGCACGTGGCGCTTTGGCGCGGGCAGATCGACGACGGCGCGCCGGTTCCGGTGCGGGTCCACGCCCTTAACCTCTTCGACGACCTGCTGGGCGATCTGTCGCTTGGCCGGGGCGGCGAACTGGAGGCGGCGCTGGAGGTGATCGGCAACTCCGGGCGTGGGGTCGCGGTTTTGATCCGCCAACCCTACGCGAGTAGCCTGGAAGAAGAGATCAAGGCGCGCTTGGACGAGGGCGGGCGTCCCTCCGTGCAACTGCGCGACTACGGGGAGGGGGCACAGATCCTGCTGGACCTCGGCGTTCGGGACATGGTCCTTCTGCACAACACCAAGCACACCATCGTCGGGCTCGAAGGCTACGGCCTGCGCGTCGTCGGCCAACTGCCCCTGGACGGCGAGCCTGCATGA